A region of Carassius auratus strain Wakin chromosome 41, ASM336829v1, whole genome shotgun sequence DNA encodes the following proteins:
- the LOC113059818 gene encoding scavenger receptor cysteine-rich type 1 protein M130-like: MEGCLTLVLLSSIIALTTSDFANVRLVGGNSPCSGRVEVYLNGQWGRVCDNGWDITAASVVCRELECGKAVEALGGGHFGQGSGQIWKDGVDCQGSESSVMSCRSSGRGAYNCEDAGVRCSGRWARLVDGSHLCSGRVEMVVEGRWSSVCDAAFDLQDAEVVCRELDCGAPVKVLGAAAFGKGDAQIWTQEIQCRGNESHIQRCPSSKSYKLSCTHENDVGLICSGYTDLRLVEGPDMCSGRVEHQFNSRWGTVCDACWDMRAASVLCRQLNCGIAVSVVGSDWFGEGSGEIWADVFDCDGSEGKLSECSISSWSRAECSHRRDVGVICSNSPLALHAGLVRLSGERQCEGELEVFVHQVWRRVLLDSWTLTEASVVCRQLGCGPVLKFYGSSSSSPERSHECVTGFRCSGSEAHLGNCSSPQTLSCSSTQQLTITCLGHRSIRLVGSGGDCAGRLEVFHSGSWGTVCDDSWDIKDAHVVCRQLQCGVALSNQQVPAWFGPGSGHIWLDKVECEGNETSLWNCSSPKHGKHDCNHKEDVGVVCSEFKEIRLTEGCEGNVEVFYNGSWGNVCWNQMDEDTVSLICQELNCGRSGVLDASTARVESAPNWLDKVICRPHDSTIWQCPSSPWGQNDCDSEDEVAKITCTKDEREESPRSHLTCSTSPLQRQCSNHLPLRLSGGKGRCSGRLEVYHNYVWGSVCNDQWDISDAQVVCRQLGCGAALNVDSVFGAGEGVVWLKRVECRGTEIHLWDCLFSLNNHSDCSYKEHAGLTCADMSLSTTPATTKSASPPVRLTPVTPPQTPPAASLCLTTVLVIVLVVLLLLLLVSLLVLIRQKRVTRRGWRVQSFFVN; encoded by the exons ATGGAGGGATGCCTGACACTCGTTTTACTCTCCTCTATAATTGCTCTAACCACATCTG ATTTTGCGAATGTTAGGTTGGTTGGTGGTAACAGTCCCTGCAGTGGTAGAGTGGAGGTTTATCTTAATGGTCAGTGGGGGAGAGTGTGTGATAATGGCTGGGATATAACTGCTGCttcagtggtgtgtagagagctggaatGTGGAAAGGCTGTAGAGGCTCTGGGTGGTGGTCACTTTGGACAAGGCTCGGGACAAATCTGGAAGGATGGTGTGGATTGTCAAGGATCAGAGTCCTCAGTGATGAGCTGTAGATCAAGTGGACGGGGTGCTTATAATTGTGAAGATGCTGGAGTCAGATGCTCAG GAAGATGGGCAAGACTTGTGGACGGGTCTCACCTGTGCTCTGGAAGAGTGGAGATGGTTGTTGAAGGTAGATGGAGTTCAGTGTGCGACGCTGCCTTTGACCTGCAGGacgcagaggttgtgtgtagagagctggactgtggggctcctgtaaaGGTGCTGGGAGCTGCTGCTTTTGGTAAAGGAGACGCTCAGAtatggacacaagagattcagtgtagAGGAAATGAATCACACATTCAACGCTGTCCATCATCAAAGTCATATAAATTAAGCTGCACTCATGAAAATGATGTCGGACTGATATGTTCTG GTTACACTGATCTCAGGCTGGTAGAGGGTCCGGACATGTGTTCTGGTCGAGTTGAACATCAGTTTAACAGTAGATGGGGCACAGTGTgcgatgcatgctgggatatgagagctgccagtgtcctctgtagacagctgaattgtgggattgctgtgtctgttgtgggatcagactggtttggagagggaagtggtgaaatctgggctgatgtgtttgattgtgacgggAGCGAAGGAAAACTCTCAGAGTGctccatctcttcatggagtcgagctgaatgcTCTCACAGAagagatgttggagtcatctgctcta ATTCCCCTCTGGCTCTTCATGCTGGTCTGGtgcggttgtctggagagagacagtgtgagggggagCTGGAAGTTTTCgtccatcaggtctggaggagagttctgctggactcctggaCTCTCACTGAAGcctctgtggtctgcagacagctgggctgtggCCCTGTGCTGAAATTCTACGGTtcctcttcatccagtcctgaacgcagtcatgagtgtgtgacgggcttccgttgctctgggagtgaagcacatctggggaactgcagctctccacaaactctcagctgcagctccacacaacagctgACCATCACCTGCCTTG GCCACaggtccatcaggctggtgggttctgggggagactgtgcagggcggctggaggtttttcacagcggctcttgggggacagtgtgtgatgactcctgggatattaaagatgcccatgtggtgtgcagacagctgcagtgtggagtggccctcagtaaccagcaggtgcctgcctggtttggtcctggttctggacacatatggctggataaggtggagtgtgaggggaatgagacgtctCTGTGGAACTGCTCTTCTCCAAAACATGGAAAACATGACTGTAATCACAAGGAGGATGTAGGAgtcgtgtgctcag agtttaaagagatcagattgactgagggctgtgaagggaatgtggaggttttctacaatggatcctggggtaatgtgtgctGGAACCAGATGGACGAAGACACGGtgagtctgatctgtcaagagctgaactgtggaagatctggtgTTTTGGATGCTTCTACAGCAAGAGTGGAATCGGCTCCTAACTGGCTGGATAAAGTAATATGTCGACCACATGACTCCACTATATGGCAGTGTCCATCTTCACCCTGGGGACAGAATGACTGTGATAGCGAAGATGAAGTGGCCAAAATTACTTGTACAA AGGATGAGAGAGAGGAGTCTCCTCGAAGTCATCTAACGTGTTCAACATCTCCTCTCCAGAGACAGTGTTCAA ATCATCttcctctcagactgagtggagggaagggccggtgctctgggaggctggaggtgtatcataactatgtgtggggctcagtctgtaatgatcagtgggacatcagcgatgctcaggtggtctgcaggcagctggggTGTGGAGCAGCACTTAATGTTGATTCAGtctttggtgctggtgaaggtgttgtgtggCTGAAAAGAGTCGAGTGCAGAGGGACTGAGATTCACTTGTGGGACTGTCTTTTCTCCCTGAACAACCACAGTGACTGCTCTTACAAAGAACATGCTGGACTCACCTGCGCAG ATATGTCACTGTCCACTACTCCTGCAACAACAAAATCAGCTTCTCCTCCAGTGCGCTTAACACCAGTCACTCCTCCACAAACTCCTCCAGCAGCGTCTCTCTGCCTCACCACAGTGCTTGTGATTGTACTGGTAGTTTtgctcttactgctcttagtgTCACTGCTTGTACTGATTCGGCAAAAGAGAGTGACAAGGAGAGGTTGGAGAGTTCAGTCATTTTTTGTGAACTGA